In Phocoena phocoena chromosome 19, mPhoPho1.1, whole genome shotgun sequence, a genomic segment contains:
- the RPL27 gene encoding large ribosomal subunit protein eL27, giving the protein MGKFMKPGKVVLVLAGRYSGRKAVIVKNIDDGTSDRPYSHALVAGIDRYPRKVTAAMGKKKIAKRSKIKSFVKVYNYNHLMPTRYSVDIPLDKTVVNKDVFRDPALKRKARREAKVKFEERYKTGKNKWFFQKLRF; this is encoded by the exons ATGGGCAAGTTCATGAAACCCGGGAAGGTGGTGCTGGTCCTGGCCGGTCGCTACTCCGGACGCAAAGCGGTCATCGTAAAG AACATTGATGATGGCACCTCAGACCGACCATACAGCCATGCTCTGGTGGCTGGAATTGATCGCTATCCCCGCAAAGTGACAGCTGCCATGGGCAAGAAGAAAATTGCCAAGAGGTCAAAGATCAAGTCTTTCGTGAAAGTTTATAATTATAATCACCTCATGCCTACAAG GTATTCTGTGGATATCCCCTTGGACAAAACTGTTGTCAACAAGGATGTCTTCAGAGACCCTGCTCTCAAACGCAAGGCCCGACGAGAGGCCAAGGTCAAGTTTGAGGAGAG aTACAAGACCGGCAAGAACAAATGGTTCTTTCAGAAGCTGCGGTTTTAG